In the Bacillus sp. HSf4 genome, AAGGAAGGATATGCCAAAGAAGAGGCGGAACTGTTAAAGAAAAAAGACGCGATTGCCGAAAAAGAAAACCGTTTGCGGCTGGCCGAAACAGCCCGTATGCTGAAACCGTATGCCGATAGCTATCTGGGAGCGCAAACAGATGCCGAACTGGCCGAACAGGAAGAAAAAAAGGCCCGCGAGGAATTGAAGACATTTGAAAATCGCTTAGAGAGGGAGCAAGAGGATTATGAAAGCTTCAGAACGCTAAAGAAGGAACAAGAACCTGAGCTTCTGAAGCAGGAGGAACAGCTCACCGCACTGAAGGAAATTGAAAAGAAGCGGCTCGCCATTCAAAAAGAATTAGATCGGAAACAGGAAGAGAAGAGATTAAAAGAGGAAGAAATCAAACGTGCTGCCGATGAATTGGAAAAAGTAAAAAGCCTTCTGGAAAGGGGCGCCGACAGGCAGAATCAGCTGAAAAAAGAACTGAAATCCGTTCAGGTGACAAGCGAAGAACGGAAAAACTGCCGCGACGCCGGCCAGCTTGCTTTTCAAATCCGGCAGCTTCAGCATGAGGCGGTACAAGAGCAGGAACGCCTTGACAAACAGAAAGCGGCAGTCACTCTGCTGCAACGCGAACAGCAGGAGCTCGACCGTGCGATGAGAATAGAGGAGGAGCATATTCAATCTGTTTTTGCCGCAGTTGAACGCGCTTATGCGCTTGTTTGCGAAACGGACAGATCTCTCTCCGAAGCGGTTCATCAGGCGGTTCAGAAAAAGGATGACATCCTCTCCAAACGCGAACAGGCTAAAATCGAGGAGCTTACAAAAGAACTGTCCAAACATCTCAAAGAAGGTGAGCCGTGTCCTGTCTGCGGTTCCACACATCATGAAAACCCTGCACACACAAGCGGCGGAACCGTCTCATTCAAAGAAACGGAAGCCGAATTAAAGGAAGCGGAAACGATCATCTCGGAAGCTTCCGCGTTGGCGCAGGAATTTCTTTCTGCCAAAGTGGCTCTTGAACAGCAGTCAGACCATTTGATCAGCGAATGTCCGTTTTTAATCAGAAGCGCACCCGGTTCCGGCATGCAGGAGACCGCCGCAGCTGTGGAAGAAGGAACGGCCGCCGAACGCTTCAGGCAAATCCGTTTGGAATGGAAGGGAATCAAACAGGATATCCATGAAGCGAAAAGCCGTATGGCCAAACTGCTTCATGCGTATAAAGAAGCGGCCAAAAAACGCGAACAGCTCCGCGATCAGATCACTTATGAAACAAAAGAGCAAGAACGGCTGAAACAGCGGGTCGGGCACCTTGATGATTCGTTGAGCGAACATAAAAAAAGCTTTGGCGAACGTTTTGCCGGACTGACCCCTGAACAGGCTCAGGAATGGCAAACATCAATTGAGGAAAAAGACCAAGCCGCAGAAGATTATGAAAAAAGGATCGAAAAGAGCGTCACGTTTCTAAAAGAGCAGGAACTGCTGAAAGAAAAGCTGACAGTCCGTCTGTATGAATTGGACAAAGAAAAGCTCGACCTTCATTATTCGCTTGAAAGCCTGAAAAAAGAACTAAGCGACTGCCAAAAAGAGCTTCAGGATTACCCGGATACAGCGGCAATCGAAGAACGGCTGCAGAACGTCAAACAACAATTGAATCAGCTGAACGACAAGGAAAAAACACTTTATGAACAGCTGAAGGAAACAGAGTCGCGCATCAGCCGTTTACGAGGCCACACAAAAGGCTGTGAGCTCGCTTTGCGGGAAGCATCTGCAAGGCTTGCAAAAGCGGCGGACGAGTGGGCGGAAAAAGCCCGAAACACAATGTTTAATGAAGCAGCCGAGGTGCAAAACCATCTTTTGGACAATGAAGAGCTTGACCGTTTGAGACAGGACATTCAATCTTATTGGGATCAAACGAAGCAGTGTGAAGCAAATATCAGGCGGATTGCGGAAAAACTTGGAGCCAGATCGATTTCCCCCGCAGAATGGGAAAAGGCCGCCGAGCTAAAGGAACAGGCGGAAGAAGCGTACAGCACGGCATTAGAGGAAAGGGGAGCAGCCGGAAAAGCGCTCGCCGTCATTCATGAAAACCATAAACGGTTTAAAAAACTTGAAGCATCATTGACAGAATGGCAGACTTATATCGACCGTCTTGATAAGCTTCAAGCCGTCTTCAAAGGGAACAGCTTTGTTGAATATTTGGCGGAAGAACAGCTTGAAAGCGTGACTAGAGACGCGTCAGCCAGACTCGGAGGCCTGACAAGGCAAAGGTATGCGATTGAAGTTGATTCAGAAGGCGGATTCGTTATGAGGGACGACGCCAATGGCGGAGTCAAACGCCCTGTCACAAGCTTGTCGGGAGGCGAAACATTCCTGACGTCGCTGGCCCTTGCCCTCGCTCTTTCCGCACAGATCCAGCTTCGCGGGGAATATCCGCTCCAGTTCTTCTTTTTGGATGAAGGCTTCGGCACGCTTGACCAGGAATTGCTGGACACGGTCGTCACAGCTTTGGAAAAGCTTCAGTCTGACAATCTGTCGGTCGGCGTGATCAGCCATGTCCAGGAGCTTCGCGCGAGGCTTCCGAAAAAATTGATCGTTCATCCCGCAGAGC is a window encoding:
- the sbcC gene encoding exonuclease subunit SbcC, which gives rise to MKPVSLSIKGLHSFREEQVIDFESLCDDGVFGIFGPTGSGKSSILDAMTLALYGKVERASNNTHGILNHAEDELAVSFTFKLQKNHETAYKVERVFKRTDPVKVKTTICRFIEMKEEQTVLADKANEVNRKVEELLGLTIDDFTRAVVLPQGKFAEFLSLKGADRRQMLQRLFNLEQYGDRLVKRLKRQTQKAYAKKNEMLAEQAGLGDAGEEALQRAQQHLEEAEQALQHKRDEREQKVQHFTECQEIWNLQKEKEGYAKEEAELLKKKDAIAEKENRLRLAETARMLKPYADSYLGAQTDAELAEQEEKKAREELKTFENRLEREQEDYESFRTLKKEQEPELLKQEEQLTALKEIEKKRLAIQKELDRKQEEKRLKEEEIKRAADELEKVKSLLERGADRQNQLKKELKSVQVTSEERKNCRDAGQLAFQIRQLQHEAVQEQERLDKQKAAVTLLQREQQELDRAMRIEEEHIQSVFAAVERAYALVCETDRSLSEAVHQAVQKKDDILSKREQAKIEELTKELSKHLKEGEPCPVCGSTHHENPAHTSGGTVSFKETEAELKEAETIISEASALAQEFLSAKVALEQQSDHLISECPFLIRSAPGSGMQETAAAVEEGTAAERFRQIRLEWKGIKQDIHEAKSRMAKLLHAYKEAAKKREQLRDQITYETKEQERLKQRVGHLDDSLSEHKKSFGERFAGLTPEQAQEWQTSIEEKDQAAEDYEKRIEKSVTFLKEQELLKEKLTVRLYELDKEKLDLHYSLESLKKELSDCQKELQDYPDTAAIEERLQNVKQQLNQLNDKEKTLYEQLKETESRISRLRGHTKGCELALREASARLAKAADEWAEKARNTMFNEAAEVQNHLLDNEELDRLRQDIQSYWDQTKQCEANIRRIAEKLGARSISPAEWEKAAELKEQAEEAYSTALEERGAAGKALAVIHENHKRFKKLEASLTEWQTYIDRLDKLQAVFKGNSFVEYLAEEQLESVTRDASARLGGLTRQRYAIEVDSEGGFVMRDDANGGVKRPVTSLSGGETFLTSLALALALSAQIQLRGEYPLQFFFLDEGFGTLDQELLDTVVTALEKLQSDNLSVGVISHVQELRARLPKKLIVHPAEPSGKGTSVSLEMI